Genomic window (Candidatus Zixiibacteriota bacterium):
GGCCGATGACAGCTTGCGCCCTTCACCAGCCAAATCATAGACTTTCGCCTTTTCATCATAAAACTCGCTGGCCGCCGGATCGAGAGCATAGAAGATCTGTTCGCCCAGTTTGTACCCGGCTTTTTCAACTGCCTCGGTAATCACTTCCAGGGCTTCACGGTTGGTCTTTAGGTTGGGAGCGAACCCGCCCTCATCACCGACCGAGGTGGCCAGATTACGCGAGCCCAGCACTTTCTTGAGGCTCTGGAAAATCTCCGAACCCCAGCGCAGGGCTTCGGCAAAGGTATCAGCGCCGACCGGCATGATCATAAATTCCTGCAAATCGACAGTGTTGTCGGCATGGCTTCCGCCATTTAAGATATTCATCATCGGCACAGGCAAAAGATTGCAGTTCGTCCCGCCGATATAGCGATACAATGGCATCCCGCAGGCTTCTGCCGCGGCTTTACAGACCGCCAGCGAGGTTCCCAAAATCGCATTTGCTCCCAGTTCCTTCTTGGTATCGGTGCCGTCCAGCTCCAGAAGAAACTGGTCGATCATCTTCTGTTCTGTGGCCGGGATCCCCTCTTTAACAAGTGCCGGTCCGATCTTGTTGTTGACGTTACCGACCGCCTTGAGAACCCCTTTGCCGTTGTAACGTTTCTTGTCGCCGTCGCGCAGTTCCAGAGCTTCATACGCTCCGGTCGAAGCGCCCGAAGGTACCGCCGCCCGTCCGAAAGAACCGTCATCCAGGTAACATTCCACTTCAACCGTGGGATTGCCCCGAGAATCCAGAATCTCACGACCGATAATCAATATAATCTGTGACATATATATGCTCCTTTGAACATGTAGATTTTCCGTGAAAGTATGAAGAGCGTGCCGGATACGCAAGTTAAAACTGCGTTACAGGAGTTGCAAACGTTTGCGCAGAATCCACTCCAAAGACAGAAAACCGAGGATGATCAAAAGCACCCACAGGCTCTGGGCGAGCTTCGCTTCGGCTGTCTCGACCCGAAATCGCGGAACAGCTTTGAGATCATCGGCGAGTTGCTCGAAATCTGCCAGCTTGTAGTGATTTCCGCCTGAGACCTGGCTGATTCGTTGCAGGATATCCGGGGGCAGGAAGAGGGTTTCTTCCTCAAGTGAAAAACCTTCGACTTCAAACTGACCGTCAAGCTTCTTTAATGTCTTATCTTCCCAGACCACTTCAGCCCGGTAATCATATTTGCCCGATGACAGAAGCCCCAGATCCGAGCTGAAACTGCCGGGACCGCTCTGTGGCATCGCCACCACCAGGCTGTCTCCAGCCTGCGGAGTAACCACGAGGTTGATTACGCTGTTCTCGAGCGGGGTATAGTTATCATCCATAACCACGCCCTGAAAGGTGACCCTTTCGCCGCTTTTGTAAACCTGTTGCGAGGGTGACAGCCGTATCTGCTCGACATCTTCCTGGGTTGTCAGCCAGTTTATGGAGTTCATCACGATCTGCCGGTAGGCCTGATCATCACCGCCAAAGCCAATATTTAGAAAATCGAGTTTCCAGAGAGGACCGGTCAAAAACGTCAGCACCTTACCGCGTCCCACACCATGATAGAAAATCAGGGGCAATTTCTGATCGCGGTAGTACTTATCCGGATGTAAGGCCAGAATCCTGGCGCCGGTTTTCGGTTCGATCACCTGCAAATGCTCTTCGAACGGCGGAATCTTTTCCCAGAGTTTGAGATTTTGTCTCGAATCTTCGGACAAACGGGTGACCGGATGCAAGAGACCTTCCTCGGTTAGCTCGACATGGAATGGAAAATCATTGAAATAGCGCACCCGCCTGCTGTCGTTGTAGGGAAATGCCGGATGCTTCTCGGCATTGGGCAGATTTCCCGCTGCCCCGCGTGACTGCAGGTACCAGATTGATCCACCTGAATTCTGCACATACTCGTCGAGCTGTGTCAAATACCTCGCGAAGAAATTATTTGTGCAGTCGACAAAAATCAGCAAATCGAAGTCTGCCAGTGAATCGAGGTAATTCGCGAACTGCCCGGCATCGAGTCGGCCCCGATTTCGGCTCAACACAAATTCGAGATCGAAGTCCTCCGAGGCGGATATCGTCCGCTTGAGGAAAGTCAGTTCCCAGTTGAGCTCCTCGGTTGCCAGAAGAATCCGTTTCTTCGATTTGAGCACTTTCAGGCTGACACTGCGACGGTTGTTATCGGACAGCTTTTCATCCTCTTGAACAGGCAGATTAAGGCTGAACGTATGTCTTCCCGGCTTTGGCGGAGTTACTTCGAGACTAATCTTCTGACGCTGTCCTTTCCCCAGGAGGCGCACTGTTTCGCGGATCAACTGCTTGCCCTCGGTCGAAACAGTCAACGGCAGGCTGAGTTGTTCGAATCCCCTCCCCTCGATCTCGACCGTGAACTCGGTCGGGCGGTTGGCGTAGGCTACCGGATCGTGTTCGACAGAAACTATACGAATGTCCCGGCTTATCTGCTGTGGTCCGAGGTCAACTGTATAGATCGGTATCCCCAGTTCACGCGATGCTTCGACCGGATCGACCCCGAAATTGGAGAGGCCGTCTGAGGCGATCACAACCGCTGTCAGGTTGCGCTCCCTGTATTTTTCTTCAAGTGCTAAAATCACATTGCCGAGCGCGGTCTGCTGACCGGACTGATCGATTACGGGGTCGGCTGACAGAGAATCAGAAAAGCTGAAGCGGTCAACCCCGGCTTCGGCGGGAAAATAACTCTCGTATTCACCGGCAACCAAACCTTCGATAAAATCCGCCTTGCGTTTGAAATCCTCGACCGTCTTCAAGCTCGAGCTGTTATCAGCCAGTACCGCGATCCTGGGTTTTTCGGTCTGTTTGTACTGCAGTGTAAAAACGGGTTCGGCCACGCAGAAAATCGCGAACAAAAGAGCAACTGCCCGCAAGATTCCCAGAAAGTACTTCCACCCGGAAGACAAAGGCGGATTGGTCCTGCGGTATAACAGCAGAACCAGTACGGCATAGAAGACCAGGGCTACCAGCGCGAAAATCAGCCAGCGATTATCAAATACCAAAGATATCTGTTCAGCTCCAAACATATAAGCTTATACGGTCAAGACGGGTAAAAGATCAGTTGTCACGGTTGATTGTGAAATGAATGATATTTTCCAAAGACTGGCTGTAACTCGATTTTGGAAACCCGCGCACGAAATCAAGTGCCCTGCGTCCGTAATCGGTCGCCCGCCTGCGGGCGTAATCGACTCCGCCTTCAGAATTTATATATGCCAGGATTTTTTCCAGGCTGTCCTCGTTGAGACCGTTGTTGAGGATCGCCATGATCTCCTCTTTTTCGGAATTACTGCCTTCCCTGAGAGTGTAAATCAGCGGGAGGGTAACTTTCCCCTGAAGCAGGTCTAGACCGACCTCTTTACCTGTCCTGGAAGTAGTGCCGACCAAATCGAGGATATCGTCGGCGATCTGAAAGGCGGTACCGATATCATTGCCGAAACCTGAAAAACTGGACACTCTGCCCGGCTTTTCACAACGGAGGATCGCGCAGGAGGCCGAGGAAACAGAGAACAAAGCCGCGGTCTTGTCGCCAATGATACGATAGTATTCGTTTTCATCCAGATCCCAGTTGAAGGTCTCCTCGATCTGGCGCAGTTCACCATAACTGACCTGCTCAGTCGCGCGCGAGACCCGGGCTACCAGCTCACTCGAGTCGGTCTCCACCAGAAGCCGAAAAGCCTTGGCGAAGAAGTAATCCCCCATCAGGACGGCAACCAGGTTGTTCCACTTGTAGTTGACAGTACTCTGCCCACGACGGGTGCCGGAATCATCGACCACATCGTCGTGCAGAAGCGTGGCGGTATGTATCAATTCGATCGCCAGGGCGGCCTTGACCATATTGGGATGGGTCAGGCCGGCGGCACGGCTTATTAAAAATGAGATGGCCGGACGGATTCGCTTGCCCTTCTTTTTCAAAAGATGAAAGATCACATTCGAAATCAAATCCGACTCCGAGGACAACACCTCGTCGGTTATCTGATCGAACTCCTGAAGATCGGCTTCGACCGGCTCTAACAATTCCTTCAACTTTTCTCTGTCCATATTCTGGTTACCGATAATATCAAAAAACGATCATAAGTCAATTAAATTCAACTACTCCCACTCAATTGTCGCCGGGGGCTTGGAGGATACATCATAGACAACCCTGTTGATACCCCGGATATTGTTAACAATCGTGGAGGAAACATGTTCTAAGAGATCAGCCGGAAGCCGGGACCAGTCGGCAGTCATACCGTCGGTCGAGTTGACAGCCCGGAGCGCGATTACGTTTTCATAAGTGCGCTCATCGCCCATAACCCCCACAGCCTGAACCGGCAGAAGCACGCTGAACGCCTGCCAGACCTTATCATACTGATCGAACTCGCGCAGGGCATCGATAAAAATCTTGTCCG
Coding sequences:
- a CDS encoding phosphopyruvate hydratase encodes the protein MSQIILIIGREILDSRGNPTVEVECYLDDGSFGRAAVPSGASTGAYEALELRDGDKKRYNGKGVLKAVGNVNNKIGPALVKEGIPATEQKMIDQFLLELDGTDTKKELGANAILGTSLAVCKAAAEACGMPLYRYIGGTNCNLLPVPMMNILNGGSHADNTVDLQEFMIMPVGADTFAEALRWGSEIFQSLKKVLGSRNLATSVGDEGGFAPNLKTNREALEVITEAVEKAGYKLGEQIFYALDPAASEFYDEKAKVYDLAGEGRKLSSAEMVGFYGDLCKDFPIISIEDGLAEDDWDGFVELTKAIGDKVQIVGDDLFVTNPKRLKTGIDKNAANSILIKLNQIGSLTETLETIEMAQKHGYTAVVSHRSGETEDTTISDVVVATQAGQIKTGSLCRTDRICKYNQLIRIEEELGDVALYAGKSAFSNLKL